A genomic window from Massilia sp. METH4 includes:
- a CDS encoding aldose epimerase family protein: MPPMAVSAATARRFTLTNAWGMRVTISERGAALVSWLAPDRYGRMADILLGYPENEYLLHHRHAWFGAILGRWANRIARGRFKLDGRVVQADVNDRGNHLHGGDAGFHAAHWDGELAHGGLALSYVSPDGQGGFPGTLAVQVFYQLDDDGSLTIEYQATCDAPTPVNLTSHPCFNLNGGSADVGDHMLRIDADYYLEIDAVGIPIGRAAVAGTPFDFRQPAAIGPRMRWPDPQIRVAGGFDHCYCLPSDPRERGRLRNVARVVDPGSGRQLDVATTEAGLQFYSGNGLTGVRGRNGVIYSRHDGFCLEAGAFPNQLNGKGAAAVILRPGQVYRQTTVYRVSVQG, from the coding sequence ATGCCGCCAATGGCCGTGTCGGCCGCCACGGCGCGGCGCTTCACGCTGACCAATGCCTGGGGCATGCGGGTGACGATCAGCGAGCGCGGCGCCGCGCTCGTCTCGTGGCTGGCGCCCGACCGGTACGGCCGCATGGCCGACATCCTGCTCGGCTACCCCGAAAACGAATACCTGCTACACCACCGTCATGCCTGGTTCGGCGCCATCCTCGGCCGCTGGGCCAACCGCATCGCGCGCGGCCGCTTCAAGCTCGATGGCCGCGTGGTGCAGGCCGACGTCAACGACCGCGGCAACCACCTGCACGGCGGCGATGCCGGCTTCCATGCGGCGCACTGGGATGGCGAGCTGGCGCACGGCGGGCTGGCGCTGTCCTATGTGTCGCCGGACGGGCAGGGCGGCTTTCCCGGCACCCTGGCCGTGCAGGTCTTCTACCAGCTGGACGACGACGGCAGCCTGACCATCGAATACCAGGCCACCTGCGACGCGCCCACGCCGGTCAACCTCACCTCGCACCCGTGTTTCAACCTGAATGGCGGCAGCGCCGACGTGGGCGACCACATGCTGCGCATCGATGCCGACTACTACCTGGAGATCGACGCCGTGGGCATCCCGATCGGCCGCGCCGCGGTGGCCGGCACGCCGTTCGACTTTCGCCAGCCCGCCGCGATCGGCCCACGCATGCGCTGGCCCGATCCGCAGATCCGCGTGGCGGGCGGCTTCGACCACTGCTACTGCCTGCCGTCGGACCCGCGCGAACGCGGCCGGCTGCGCAATGTGGCGCGGGTGGTCGACCCCGGCTCCGGCCGGCAACTGGACGTGGCCACCACGGAGGCGGGCCTGCAGTTCTACAGCGGCAACGGCCTGACCGGCGTGCGCGGCCGGAACGGCGTGATCTATTCGCGGCACGACGGCTTTTGCCTGGAAGCGGGCGCCTTTCCCAATCAATTGAACGGCAAGGGCGCGGCCGCCGTGATCCTGCGGCCAGGGCAGGTCTACCGGCAAACCACCGTATACCGAGTGTCGGTCCAAGGCTGA
- a CDS encoding DNA-binding transcriptional regulator — protein MLRTHRIALLFNANKIFDREVITGIAAYLASTRTAWDLFLEEDFRLRLAGIDGWQGDGIIADFDDPMVARALAATRVPMVAVGGSYQNPADYPAAVPYVATDNFKLIKLAYDHLIEAGLRHIACFSLPEAQENRWAQEREKAYCKLLLRDRLQPEVYRGRATSAQHWTEAVEQLVAWLQSLPKPVGIIAVTDARARQLMQACALAGIEVPEQVAVIGIDNDPLARMLTRIPMSSVIQGAQEMGRTAAHLLDQMLHGVRLPDTRILVPPAGINVLASSKHEAGKHPHVMRARHFIRQYACQGIKTDQVAQYVGISRSSLEAHFRAELGRSVHDEILRLRLEAATGYLARGGCNLADVAVRCGFTSSQYMHSVFKRELGCTPRAWQERQRSAEAAGDVRE, from the coding sequence ATGCTGAGAACGCATCGCATCGCGCTGCTTTTCAACGCCAACAAGATTTTCGACCGCGAAGTCATCACCGGCATCGCCGCCTACCTGGCCAGCACCCGCACGGCGTGGGACCTGTTCCTGGAAGAGGATTTCCGGCTGCGCCTGGCCGGCATCGACGGCTGGCAGGGCGACGGCATCATTGCCGACTTCGACGATCCCATGGTGGCGCGCGCGCTGGCTGCCACGCGCGTGCCGATGGTTGCCGTGGGCGGTTCGTACCAGAACCCGGCCGACTATCCGGCCGCCGTGCCCTATGTGGCCACCGATAACTTCAAGCTCATCAAGCTGGCCTACGATCACCTGATCGAGGCCGGCCTGCGCCACATCGCCTGTTTCAGCCTGCCCGAGGCGCAGGAAAACCGCTGGGCGCAGGAGCGCGAGAAGGCGTATTGCAAGCTGCTGCTGCGCGACAGGCTGCAACCCGAGGTGTACCGGGGCCGCGCGACCAGTGCGCAGCACTGGACGGAGGCGGTAGAGCAACTGGTCGCCTGGCTGCAGAGCCTGCCGAAGCCGGTCGGCATCATTGCCGTGACCGATGCGCGGGCGCGCCAGCTGATGCAGGCGTGCGCGCTGGCCGGCATCGAGGTGCCGGAGCAGGTGGCCGTGATCGGCATCGACAATGACCCGCTGGCGCGCATGCTCACGCGCATTCCGATGAGTTCGGTGATCCAGGGCGCCCAGGAAATGGGCCGCACGGCGGCCCACCTGCTGGACCAGATGCTGCACGGCGTGCGCCTGCCCGATACGCGCATCCTGGTGCCGCCGGCCGGCATCAACGTGCTGGCCTCCAGCAAGCACGAGGCGGGCAAGCACCCGCACGTGATGCGCGCGCGCCACTTCATCCGCCAGTATGCGTGCCAGGGCATCAAGACCGACCAGGTGGCCCAGTACGTGGGCATCTCGCGCTCGTCGCTGGAAGCGCATTTCCGCGCGGAGCTGGGCCGCAGCGTGCACGACGAGATCCTGCGCCTGCGGCTGGAAGCGGCCACCGGCTACCTGGCGCGCGGCGGCTGTAACCTGGCCGACGTCGCCGTCCGCTGCGGCTTCACGTCGAGCCAATACATGCACTCGGTGTTCAAGCGGGAACTGGGGTGCACGCCGCGCGCCTGGCAGGAACGACAACGGAGCGCCGAAGCCGCCGGCGACGTGCGGGAATGA
- a CDS encoding RES family NAD+ phosphorylase — MRLWRIVQRRHALDKLCLGAAQFGGRWNPVGMPALYCGTSVALCSLEKFVHVGAGPLPPMVLAAVDIPDDTVLHEPAVAALPAGWDALPTSKAAQSFGGAWLARGAELGMKVPSAIVPEETNVILNPRHPAYGAVALSIVRPFMFDDRMFK, encoded by the coding sequence TTGAGGTTATGGCGCATCGTCCAGCGCAGGCATGCGCTGGACAAGCTGTGCCTTGGTGCCGCGCAGTTCGGTGGCCGCTGGAACCCGGTCGGCATGCCGGCCCTGTATTGCGGCACGTCGGTGGCGCTCTGCAGCCTCGAGAAATTCGTCCATGTCGGGGCCGGGCCGCTGCCGCCCATGGTGCTGGCGGCCGTCGATATTCCGGACGATACCGTCCTCCATGAACCCGCGGTGGCCGCGTTGCCGGCCGGCTGGGATGCGCTGCCCACTTCGAAAGCCGCCCAATCCTTCGGCGGCGCCTGGCTCGCCCGCGGCGCCGAACTGGGGATGAAAGTGCCGTCCGCCATCGTGCCCGAGGAAACGAACGTCATCCTCAATCCGCGCCATCCGGCGTACGGCGCGGTCGCGCTGAGTATCGTGCGGCCGTTCATGTTCGACGACCGGATGTTCAAGTAG
- a CDS encoding antitoxin Xre/MbcA/ParS toxin-binding domain-containing protein, with protein MAFSRYALQQEQFVKDATALVAEAEALLAAPEVHERRGEYLAALKTAQEAVSRLEVIANPVPPGERANEFARLLERLAGSDFGAAEAIRAGFPAAIIKDAAAYFDVPAARIRAIVRLPETTAHTLAKRGSCLDAALSERIWRLADVLAMAREVFEEERAARAWLLAPNRAFGGAAPIDHLDTEPGATAVRQVLNAIATGGAA; from the coding sequence ATGGCGTTCTCCCGATATGCATTGCAACAAGAGCAATTCGTCAAGGATGCAACGGCACTGGTGGCCGAGGCCGAGGCCCTGCTTGCGGCACCGGAGGTGCACGAACGGCGGGGCGAATACCTGGCCGCACTGAAAACAGCGCAAGAGGCGGTGTCCCGGCTCGAGGTGATCGCCAATCCCGTTCCTCCCGGCGAGCGCGCCAACGAGTTCGCGCGACTGCTGGAGCGGCTTGCCGGCAGCGATTTCGGCGCGGCCGAGGCCATCCGCGCCGGCTTTCCCGCCGCCATCATCAAGGATGCCGCGGCATACTTCGACGTGCCGGCGGCACGCATCCGCGCCATCGTCCGCCTGCCGGAAACCACGGCGCACACGCTGGCGAAGCGGGGTTCCTGCCTCGATGCGGCGCTTTCCGAGCGGATATGGCGGCTGGCCGATGTATTGGCCATGGCGCGGGAAGTGTTCGAGGAAGAGCGCGCGGCCCGGGCATGGCTGCTGGCCCCGAACCGCGCGTTCGGCGGCGCGGCGCCCATCGACCACCTCGACACGGAACCCGGTGCCACGGCGGTGCGGCAGGTGCTCAACGCCATCGCCACCGGCGGTGCCGCTTGA
- the hisN gene encoding histidinol-phosphatase produces the protein MNDEYLGFLRELADAAAAAALPHFRTRMAVENKESGGYDPVTVADKAAERAMRDLIRARYPEHGIVGEEEGSLAGSSPYHWVLDPIDGTRAFICGLPLWGTLIALNDGTRPVIGAMYQPFTRELYTGGPGGAWLNGTPLRTRACADIGSARLMATAPSIFRKPEQRAAFDAVAADAQLLRYGGDCYAYCMVAAGHVDAVVEASLQPFDIQALIPIIEGAGGVITSWDGGDAQHGGTVVACGDPVLHARLVERLRHAA, from the coding sequence ATGAATGACGAATACCTGGGCTTCCTTCGCGAACTGGCCGACGCGGCCGCCGCCGCGGCGCTGCCGCATTTCCGCACCCGCATGGCCGTGGAGAACAAGGAATCCGGCGGCTACGACCCGGTGACCGTGGCCGACAAGGCGGCCGAGCGGGCCATGCGCGATCTCATTCGCGCCCGCTACCCGGAGCACGGCATCGTCGGCGAAGAGGAGGGCAGCCTCGCCGGCAGCAGCCCGTATCACTGGGTGCTCGACCCGATCGACGGCACGCGCGCCTTCATCTGCGGCTTGCCGCTGTGGGGCACGCTGATCGCGCTGAACGACGGCACCCGGCCAGTCATTGGCGCGATGTACCAGCCGTTCACCCGGGAACTGTACACGGGAGGACCCGGCGGCGCCTGGCTGAACGGCACGCCGCTGCGCACGCGTGCCTGCGCCGATATCGGCTCGGCGCGGCTGATGGCCACCGCGCCATCGATCTTCCGCAAGCCGGAACAGCGCGCCGCCTTCGATGCGGTCGCGGCCGACGCGCAGCTGCTGCGCTACGGCGGCGACTGCTACGCGTACTGCATGGTGGCCGCGGGCCATGTCGACGCCGTCGTCGAGGCGAGCCTGCAGCCGTTCGACATCCAGGCGCTGATTCCCATCATCGAGGGCGCCGGCGGCGTGATCACCAGCTGGGATGGCGGCGACGCGCAGCACGGCGGCACGGTTGTCGCTTGCGGCGATCCCGTATTGCATGCCCGGCTCGTCGAACGGCTGCGCCACGCGGCTTGA
- a CDS encoding LysR family transcriptional regulator, which translates to MHPPQWLQSFAALAHAGSFTRAAEALGLTQAAVSQHVRQLEDRLGPLLIRRPRAIELTPAGTALLRYCAEIEEADRRLAARLADEDACRGDVGVITPGSAGLFLYPRLLDFQAAHPGLAIRHRFAPDRETLAQVLDKRYDLGIVALKPDDVRLAATPLAEEALELVVPAASEVRTWADLQALGFIDHPEGHAMATRLLSRAFPGNPGIASVPSRGFSNQVALLLEPVARGLGFTVIPTHARRCFARQEAIRVIDAATPVVATLWLIHRAEWPLPARARRVAAYLHEQLREQPREQLREQLPTRMTHE; encoded by the coding sequence ATGCATCCTCCACAGTGGCTGCAATCGTTCGCGGCCTTGGCCCATGCCGGCAGCTTTACCCGCGCGGCCGAAGCGCTGGGGCTCACCCAGGCCGCCGTCAGCCAGCACGTGCGGCAGCTGGAAGACCGGCTGGGGCCATTGCTGATCCGCCGGCCCCGCGCGATCGAGCTGACGCCGGCCGGCACGGCGCTGCTGCGCTACTGCGCCGAAATCGAAGAGGCGGACCGCCGCCTGGCCGCGCGGCTGGCCGACGAAGACGCCTGCCGTGGCGACGTGGGCGTGATCACGCCCGGCAGCGCGGGCCTGTTCCTGTATCCGCGGCTGCTCGACTTCCAGGCGGCGCACCCTGGCCTGGCGATCCGGCACCGCTTCGCGCCGGACCGGGAAACGCTGGCGCAGGTGCTGGACAAGCGCTACGACCTGGGCATCGTGGCGCTCAAGCCCGACGACGTGCGGCTGGCCGCCACCCCATTGGCCGAAGAGGCGCTGGAACTGGTGGTGCCTGCCGCAAGCGAGGTGCGCACCTGGGCCGACTTGCAGGCGCTTGGCTTCATCGACCACCCGGAAGGCCATGCGATGGCCACGCGCCTCCTGAGCCGCGCGTTTCCCGGCAATCCCGGCATCGCCAGCGTGCCCTCGCGCGGTTTCTCGAACCAGGTGGCCCTGCTGCTCGAACCCGTCGCGCGCGGGCTCGGCTTCACCGTGATTCCCACCCATGCCCGGCGCTGCTTCGCGCGCCAGGAGGCGATCCGCGTGATCGATGCCGCCACGCCCGTGGTGGCCACGCTGTGGCTGATCCACCGCGCCGAATGGCCGCTGCCGGCGCGCGCCCGGCGCGTGGCCGCTTATCTGCACGAGCAGCTGCGCGAACAACCGCGCGAACAACTGCGCGAACAACTCCCGACAAGGATGACACATGAATGA
- a CDS encoding NADH:flavin oxidoreductase/NADH oxidase, whose amino-acid sequence MTALFSEFKLKDVTLRNRIAVPPMCQYSAVDGFTNDWHLAHYTSIARGGAGLVIVEATAVSPEGRITPGCTGLWNDAQAEGMARIAAAIKSGGAVAGIQIAHAGRKASANRPWEGDDHIPEGDPRGWQTIAPSAVAFGANLPKVPQAMTIADIERVKADFVAAARRARDAGFEYLELHFAHGYLAQSFFSAHSNQRDDIYGGNAENRGRFLLETLAAVREVWPENLPLTARFGVIEYDGRDEETLAESVALVKKMREGGLDLLNVSVGFTIPKTAIPWGPAFLAPVAERVRREAGLPVAASWGIDAPANANRVIADGQMDLVMVGRALLADPHYPYRAAKDLGLPRPSWVLPAPYAHWLERYAMAS is encoded by the coding sequence ATGACCGCACTCTTTTCCGAATTCAAACTGAAAGACGTCACCCTGCGCAACCGCATCGCGGTGCCGCCGATGTGCCAGTACAGCGCCGTGGACGGCTTCACCAACGACTGGCACCTGGCCCACTACACCAGCATCGCCCGCGGCGGCGCCGGCCTGGTGATCGTGGAAGCGACCGCCGTGTCGCCGGAAGGCCGCATCACGCCGGGCTGCACGGGCCTGTGGAACGATGCCCAGGCCGAGGGCATGGCGCGCATCGCCGCCGCGATCAAGTCCGGCGGCGCGGTGGCCGGCATCCAGATCGCCCACGCCGGCCGCAAGGCCAGCGCCAACCGCCCCTGGGAAGGCGATGACCACATCCCCGAGGGCGATCCGCGCGGCTGGCAGACGATCGCCCCCTCCGCCGTCGCCTTTGGCGCCAACCTGCCCAAAGTGCCGCAAGCGATGACGATCGCCGACATCGAGCGCGTGAAGGCCGACTTCGTGGCGGCCGCCCGCCGCGCGCGCGACGCCGGCTTCGAGTACCTGGAGCTTCATTTTGCCCATGGCTACCTCGCGCAATCGTTCTTCTCCGCGCATTCGAACCAGCGCGACGACATCTACGGTGGCAATGCCGAGAACCGCGGCCGCTTCCTGCTCGAGACGCTGGCCGCCGTGCGCGAGGTGTGGCCGGAGAACCTGCCGCTGACGGCCCGCTTCGGCGTCATCGAATACGACGGCCGCGACGAGGAAACCCTCGCCGAATCCGTTGCCCTGGTGAAGAAGATGCGCGAAGGCGGCCTCGATCTGCTGAACGTGTCGGTCGGCTTCACGATCCCGAAAACGGCGATTCCATGGGGCCCGGCCTTCCTGGCGCCGGTCGCCGAACGCGTGCGCCGCGAGGCGGGCCTGCCGGTCGCGGCATCGTGGGGCATCGACGCGCCGGCCAACGCCAACCGCGTCATCGCCGACGGCCAGATGGACCTGGTGATGGTGGGCCGCGCCCTGCTGGCCGACCCGCACTACCCGTATCGCGCCGCCAAGGACCTGGGCCTGCCCCGCCCGTCGTGGGTGCTGCCGGCGCCGTACGCGCACTGGCTCGAGCGCTACGCGATGGCGTCCTGA
- a CDS encoding arylamine N-acetyltransferase — protein MLHADDAAPAALAPYFDLIGQPGTAKPSLAALARLQLGHILAIPFENLNPLAGLRVPLDTAALLDKFTHRRGGYCFEHNLLYRHALETLGYRTTPLLARVRVNVAPGTVTPRTHMLLLVDVDGERVLTDTGFGKATPTAPLRLIAGVPQQTPHGVYRLTQEGDEYQLETETGEGWAPLYAFEPRPAYQVDFEMSNWFVSTHPASHFTRDLIAVRTVANGRHVLHNGRYSFYGTDGTGTREEITTVAALVHLLENTFGLAASEVAGLEAKLGRIVGTSGNP, from the coding sequence GTGCTTCATGCCGACGATGCCGCGCCTGCCGCGCTGGCGCCCTACTTCGATCTCATCGGCCAGCCCGGCACCGCTAAACCTTCGCTTGCCGCGCTGGCCCGCCTGCAGTTAGGCCACATCCTGGCCATTCCCTTCGAAAACCTGAACCCGCTTGCCGGCCTGCGCGTGCCGCTCGACACTGCCGCGCTGCTGGACAAGTTCACGCACCGCCGCGGCGGTTACTGCTTCGAGCACAACCTGCTGTACCGCCACGCGCTCGAAACGCTCGGTTACCGCACCACGCCGCTGCTGGCGCGGGTGCGCGTGAACGTGGCGCCCGGAACGGTGACGCCGCGCACCCACATGCTGCTGCTGGTGGACGTGGATGGCGAGCGGGTGCTTACCGACACGGGCTTCGGCAAGGCGACGCCCACCGCCCCGCTGCGGCTGATCGCCGGCGTGCCGCAGCAGACGCCGCACGGCGTGTACCGCCTCACGCAAGAGGGCGACGAGTACCAGCTGGAGACGGAAACCGGCGAAGGCTGGGCGCCGCTGTACGCGTTCGAGCCGCGGCCGGCCTACCAGGTCGACTTCGAGATGTCGAACTGGTTCGTGTCGACCCACCCCGCCTCGCACTTCACGCGCGACCTGATCGCCGTGCGCACCGTGGCCAACGGGCGGCATGTGCTGCACAACGGGCGGTATTCGTTTTACGGGACGGATGGGACGGGAACGAGGGAGGAGATCACGACCGTGGCGGCGCTGGTGCACCTGCTGGAGAATACGTTCGGGCTGGCGGCGAGCGAGGTGGCGGGGCTGGAAGCGAAGCTGGGGCGAATCGTTGGCACGAGTGGCAATCCGTAA
- a CDS encoding TonB-dependent receptor, with amino-acid sequence MHRPQPRLIALAALAVCAMAAHANAQQATGEADQLDGQQVAQAAAEAAAPTAQDAAQASGQSGAQGSSGSSGQPASQGSGAEANTVVVTGFRASLNSALNTKKNADGIIDVIKAEDISKFPDANLAESLQRVPGVALERGDGGEGRQITVRGLNSGFTRVRINGIEGVAATGASDINGSTNRGRGFDFSVFASELFNSLSVRKTAEAAVEEGSLGATVDLRTGRPFDFKGRTISFGLQESYREMGKKTQPRVTGLISDRWETPYGRFGALVSGAWSKRRAQEEGYEAVSIVAANTDGGFCSPVGVTPQTPPNDPAKGVTATSCGPGADRLTDATAYNEVFGRRDDYGGLVANPAAGNGAFHPRIPRFRRSMTDYERLGLTGALQWKPSADTDVNLDLMYGKFDNIRYDNYISAISFGRTMAQANGKPQTSIVEAEFNGDGRWLYGKFNDVDIRTEGLVDVYQTIFKQHVLTVGHRFTDTLRANFMHGVSDSELDEPMRATVQFDAPNVDGFSFDFRQNPNVPILNFGIDVANPDNFTFGPQEANGTLHGQFVGRYLNTTNRLQTTQADVEWEVNDNITFKTGVSARKNRWGNLELGSGGNGLALPAGTTVGDYTQQITGFGKNLGGTGVPASWATVDLDKLRAVWDIECHCAAVPGSEYNYLTQSNRWVEEKINAVFASVDFKYDVGPVTLRGNVGVRGAETKLNSMALINVNNQLQPNYGYKKYRDWLPALNLTAILPKDIFLRFSAGKVMSRPDYVGLTPSVSVNTTAQSVSIGNPNLDPIRADTFDLQGEWYYAKNAMVGLGLFRKNMKSFIQGASEQATYSSLGIPLELLLTPAGCSISGGTPACPTQPDTLVTVSRQVNTSGGPLKGMEFSWQTPFSFLPGPWSNFGMMANVTRVHSKIKYLTRLDNPRTTANEELFMITNFTGLSPRANNLTLYYDDEKFSARVSRAYRSTYYRGIRGNVDGHDYLVADGSTTYDMSTSYQVTPNLRISFEAQNLSNEPTRYYNDTQRQDTLLYVKSGRTFVLGASYKF; translated from the coding sequence ATGCATAGACCGCAACCGAGGTTGATCGCGCTGGCAGCACTGGCTGTGTGTGCGATGGCCGCCCACGCCAATGCCCAGCAGGCGACGGGTGAGGCGGACCAGCTCGATGGACAGCAGGTGGCGCAGGCGGCAGCGGAAGCCGCCGCGCCGACAGCCCAGGATGCCGCACAGGCAAGCGGCCAGTCGGGCGCCCAGGGAAGCTCGGGTTCCTCTGGCCAGCCAGCCAGCCAGGGGAGCGGCGCGGAAGCCAACACGGTCGTCGTCACCGGCTTTCGCGCGAGCCTGAACAGCGCGCTGAACACGAAGAAGAATGCCGACGGCATCATCGACGTGATCAAGGCGGAAGACATCTCGAAGTTCCCGGACGCGAACCTGGCCGAGTCGCTGCAGCGCGTGCCCGGCGTGGCGCTGGAGCGGGGCGATGGCGGCGAGGGCCGGCAGATCACCGTGCGCGGCCTGAACTCCGGTTTCACGCGCGTACGCATCAACGGCATCGAGGGCGTGGCGGCCACCGGCGCGTCGGACATCAACGGCAGCACGAACCGCGGCCGCGGCTTCGACTTTTCCGTGTTCGCGTCCGAACTCTTCAACAGCCTGTCGGTGCGCAAGACGGCGGAGGCGGCGGTGGAAGAGGGCTCGCTGGGTGCCACCGTCGACCTGCGTACCGGCCGCCCGTTCGACTTCAAGGGCCGCACGATCAGCTTCGGCCTGCAGGAATCCTACCGGGAGATGGGCAAGAAGACACAGCCGCGCGTGACGGGGCTGATCTCCGACCGGTGGGAAACGCCATACGGCCGCTTCGGCGCGCTGGTCTCCGGCGCCTGGTCGAAGCGCCGCGCGCAGGAGGAGGGCTACGAGGCCGTCAGCATCGTGGCCGCCAATACCGATGGCGGTTTCTGCTCGCCTGTGGGCGTCACGCCGCAGACCCCGCCGAACGATCCAGCCAAGGGCGTGACAGCCACTTCGTGCGGCCCCGGTGCCGACCGCCTCACCGACGCCACCGCCTACAACGAGGTGTTCGGCCGCCGCGACGACTACGGCGGGCTGGTCGCCAATCCCGCCGCCGGCAACGGCGCCTTCCATCCGCGCATTCCCCGCTTCCGCCGCTCGATGACGGACTACGAGCGCCTCGGCCTGACGGGCGCGCTGCAATGGAAGCCGAGCGCGGACACGGACGTGAACCTGGACCTCATGTACGGCAAGTTCGACAACATCCGCTACGACAACTACATCTCGGCGATCTCGTTCGGCCGCACGATGGCGCAGGCGAACGGCAAGCCGCAAACCTCGATCGTGGAAGCGGAATTCAACGGCGACGGCCGCTGGCTCTACGGCAAGTTCAACGATGTCGACATTCGCACCGAAGGCCTGGTCGACGTGTACCAGACCATCTTCAAGCAGCACGTGCTCACGGTCGGCCATCGCTTCACCGACACGCTGCGGGCCAACTTCATGCACGGCGTATCCGATTCCGAGCTGGACGAACCGATGCGCGCCACCGTGCAGTTCGACGCGCCGAACGTGGATGGCTTCTCTTTCGACTTCCGCCAGAACCCCAATGTGCCGATCCTGAACTTCGGCATCGACGTCGCCAATCCGGACAACTTCACCTTCGGCCCGCAGGAGGCGAACGGCACGCTGCACGGCCAGTTCGTGGGCCGCTACCTGAACACGACAAACCGGCTGCAGACCACGCAGGCCGACGTCGAATGGGAAGTCAACGACAACATCACGTTCAAGACCGGCGTCTCGGCCCGCAAGAACCGCTGGGGCAACCTGGAGCTGGGATCGGGCGGCAATGGCCTGGCGCTGCCGGCCGGTACCACGGTGGGCGACTACACGCAGCAGATCACCGGCTTCGGCAAGAACCTGGGCGGCACCGGCGTGCCGGCATCGTGGGCGACAGTGGACCTGGACAAGTTGCGCGCCGTCTGGGATATCGAGTGCCATTGCGCGGCGGTGCCCGGCTCCGAATACAACTACCTCACGCAATCGAACCGCTGGGTCGAGGAGAAGATCAACGCCGTCTTCGCCAGCGTGGACTTCAAGTACGACGTGGGCCCCGTCACCCTGCGCGGCAACGTGGGCGTGCGCGGCGCGGAGACGAAGCTGAACTCGATGGCGCTCATCAACGTCAACAACCAGCTGCAGCCGAACTACGGCTACAAGAAGTACCGCGACTGGCTGCCGGCGCTGAACCTGACGGCGATCCTGCCGAAGGACATCTTCCTGCGCTTCTCGGCCGGCAAGGTGATGTCGCGTCCCGATTACGTGGGCCTGACGCCTTCGGTGTCCGTCAACACCACGGCGCAGTCGGTCTCGATCGGCAACCCGAACCTGGATCCGATCCGTGCCGACACGTTCGACCTGCAGGGCGAGTGGTACTACGCGAAGAACGCGATGGTGGGACTGGGCCTGTTCCGCAAGAACATGAAGTCGTTCATCCAGGGCGCCTCGGAGCAGGCGACCTATTCGTCGCTGGGCATTCCGCTCGAACTGCTGCTGACGCCGGCCGGCTGCTCGATCAGCGGCGGCACCCCGGCCTGCCCGACGCAGCCGGATACGCTCGTGACGGTGAGCCGCCAGGTCAACACCAGTGGCGGGCCGCTGAAGGGCATGGAATTCTCGTGGCAGACACCGTTCTCTTTCCTGCCGGGCCCCTGGTCGAACTTCGGCATGATGGCCAACGTGACGCGCGTGCACTCGAAGATCAAGTACCTGACGCGCCTCGACAACCCGCGCACGACGGCGAACGAGGAACTGTTCATGATCACGAACTTCACCGGCCTGTCGCCGCGCGCGAACAACCTCACGCTGTACTATGACGACGAGAAGTTCAGCGCCCGCGTGTCGCGCGCCTACCGCTCCACGTACTACCGGGGCATCCGCGGCAACGTGGACGGCCACGACTACCTGGTGGCGGACGGCTCGACCACGTACGACATGAGCACGTCGTACCAGGTTACGCCCAACCTGCGCATTTCGTTCGAGGCGCAGAATCTGTCGAACGAACCGACGCGGTACTACAACGACACGCAGCGGCAGGATACGCTGCTGTACGTGAAGTCGGGAAGGACGTTCGTGCTGGGGGCGAGCTACAAGTTCTGA